One Festucalex cinctus isolate MCC-2025b chromosome 1, RoL_Fcin_1.0, whole genome shotgun sequence genomic region harbors:
- the LOC144024147 gene encoding uncharacterized protein LOC144024147 has protein sequence MDTDMEASLLQPVLVSAAMLACGVVLALVCLHCRDNGPPVYIREASDTGEYIPSTQFRLVHPHQSTTRLTSGLLSPFIPASDRGSQRSRRSNREPTESESNHSYQNSHDGQSTSHTFTEQDYPESLTRDYIIVLPGDESPAINHSGVSTPSSGEPHDYENVLHERTQTPTDDREYLNVILLPQGGETPTLLSQSDDDSDDSDDDEGKYVNQASVMSSNPLHDGTGRVLAVFDERGRV, from the exons ATGGACACAGACATGGAAGCATCTCTGCTCCAGCCCGTGCTGGTGTCTGCTGCCATGTTGGCGTGCGGTGTTGTCCTGGCGTTGGTCTGTCTGCACTGCAGGGACAACGGGCCacccg TTTATATTCGGGAAGCGAGTGACACCGGCGAGTACATTCC ATCTACTCAATTCAGACTCGTCCATCCAC ATCAGTCGACAACCCGCCTGACATCTGGACTGCTGTCACCTTT CATTCCTGCTTCGGATCGTGGCAGTCAGCGCAGCAGAAGATCCAACAGAGAGCCCACAGAAAGCG AAAGTAACCACAGCTACCAGAACTCCCACGATGGTCAGTCAACTTCACATACCTTCACAG AACAGGACTACCCAGAATCTCTTACCAGGGACTACAT AATCGTGTTGCCAGGGGACGAGTCACCCGCGATCAATCATAGCGGCGTGTCCACGCCGAGCTCAG GCGAACCGCACGACTACGAGAACGTCCTGCATGAGCGCACGCAAACGCCAACAG ATGACAGAGAATACCTGAATGTGATTCTGCTTCCTCAAGGAG GAGAGACACCAACATTGTTATCCCAAAGTGACGACGACAGCGATGACAGCGATGACGACGAGGGAAAGTACGTCAATCAAGCCAGC gtgatgtcatccaACCCGCTACATGATGGGACGGGAAGAGTGCTGGCAGTGTTTGATGAAAGGGGAAGAGTTTGA